From Oryza sativa Japonica Group chromosome 4, ASM3414082v1, one genomic window encodes:
- the LOC4335576 gene encoding L-gulonolactone oxidase 5 encodes MSNKLHNSSRHSFLLAWHSSNLAILHEAIRIIPRYIVAIVVEILRGLLVILLLGFVLHLAGGDRHPPPGPIACARGGTSGGCTVTNIYGSFPDRAACRAAGVAYPRTEEELVAAVAAAAAAGRKAKAATRYSNSFPRLACPGGVEGEGGVAISTRWLNRTVRVDAARRLMTVEGGMVLRDLIREAAAAGLALPHSPYWSGVTVGGALATGAHGSSLWGKGSAVHEYVVGMRIVTPAAASEGFAVVRELAADDPDLDAAKVSLGVLGIISQVTLALEPQFKRSVKFVKRDDADIAEKVAVWGRLHEFGDMVWLPGQRQVIYREDNRVNISTPGDGLNDYFGFRAQPTLSMVGARVIDECLEENPMYTDTARCLASRAVTKMFDLLAYGFTNDGATFTGYPVVGYQHRIQSSGSCMGSLEEKDDGLLLTTTCPWDRRTRGVFAYNVAFTVPLSRAPAFVADVSRLRDLDPAAFCQIDAKMGVLVRYVAASSAYLGKAEDSVDFDVTYYRSRARGAPRAHADVFDEVEQMALRGHGGVPHWGKNRNAAFDGAIARYPNAGEFLRVKDRFDPEGVFSSEWSDRVLGVGGASPAIVGDGCAMEGLCVCSDDSHCAPELGYFCRPGKVFTEARVCSLLRDAADGYLRDRHGNVRVNATSTGKHSLLHE; translated from the exons atgaGTAATAAGTTACACAATAGTAGTAGACATTCATTTCTACTGGCTTGGCATTCCTCCAACCTCGCGATTTTACACGAAGCAATCAGAATAATCCCGAGATATATCGTCGCCATTGTCGTGGAAATTCTGCGAGGCCTCCTCGTGATCCTCCTCCTGGGCTTCGtcctccacctcgccggcggcgaccgccacccgccgccggggCCGATCGCCTGCGCGCGCGGCGGAACATCCGGCGGCTGCACGGTCACGAACATCTACGGCTCCTTCCCCGAccgcgccgcctgccgcgcggCCGGCGTCGCGTACCCGCGCACCGAGGAGGAGCTcgtggcggccgtggcggcggcggcggcggcggggcggaagGCGAAGGCCGCCACCAGGTACTCCAACAGCTTCCCGCGGCTGGCGTGccccggcggcgtcgagggcgagggcggcgtcgccATCAGCACGCGGTGGCTGAACCGCACGGTGCGCGTCGACGCGGCGAGGCGGCTGATGACGGTGGAGGGCGGCATGGTGCTGCGTGACCTGATTAgggaggccgccgcggcggggctcGCGCTGCCGCACTCGCCGTACTGGTCGGGCGTCACGGTCGGCGGCGCGCTGGCGACGGGCGCGCACGGGAGCTCGCTGTGGGGGAAGGGGAGCGCCGTGCACGAGTACGTGGTCGGGATGAGGATcgtgacgccggcggcggcgagcgaggggTTCGCTGTGGTgagggagctcgccgccgacgaccctgACCTCGACGCGGCCAAGGTCTCCCTCGGCGTCCTCGGCATTATCTCTCAG GTAACCCTGGCCTTGGAGCCACAGTTCAAGCGGTCGGTAAAATTCGTGAAGCGCGACGACGCAGACATCGCTGAGAAGGTAGCGGTTTGGGGCCGCCTCCATGAATTCGGTGATATGGTATGGTTGCCGGGGCAGCGGCAGGTGATCTACCGTGAGGACAACCGTGTCAATATTTCGACGCCTGGAGATGGTCTCAACGACTACTTCGGCTTCCGGGCGCAACCGACGCTAAGCATGGTCGGCGCAAGGGTCATAG ATGAGTGTCTAGAAGAGAATCCAATGTACACTGACACTGCCCGATGCCTAGCATCCCGTGCTGTCACCAAGATGTTCGACCTCCTGGCGTACGGCTTCACCAACGACGGCGCCACCTTCACCGGGTACCCGGTGGTGGGCTACCAGCACCGCATCCAGTCCTCCGGCTCGTGCATGGGCAGCCTGGAGGAGAAGGACGACGGCCTCCTCCTCACCACCACCTGCCCATGGGACCGCCGCACGCGGGGCGTCTTCGCCTACAACGTCGCCTTCACCGTCCCGCTCTCCCGCGCGCCGGCGTTCGTGGCCGACGTGTCCAGGCTCCGCGACCTCGACCCGGCGGCGTTCTGCCAGATCGACGCCAAGATGGGCGTGCTCGTGCGCTACgtcgcggcgtcgtcggcgtacCTCGGCAAGGCGGAGGACTCGGTGGACTTCGACGTCACCTACTACCGGAGCCGAGcccgcggcgcgccgcgcgcgcacgCTGACGTGTTCGACGAGGTGGAGCAGATGGCGCTGCGCGGGCACGGCGGCGTCCCGCACTGGGGGAAGAACCGGAACGCCGCGTTCGACGGCGCCATCGCCAGGTACCCGAACGCCGGCGAGTTCTTGAGGGTGAAGGACAGGTTCGACCCCGAGGGCGTCTTCTCCAGCGAGTGGAGCGACCGGgtgctcggcgtcggcggggcGAGCCCGGCCATCGTCGGCGACGGCTGCGCCATGGAGGGGCTCTGCGTGTGCTCCGACGACTCGCACTGCGCGCCGGAGCTGGGCTACTTCTGCCGGCCGGGGAAGGTGTTCACCGAGGCGAGGGTCTGCTCGTTGTTGCGAGACGCTGCCGATGGCTACCTTCGCGATCGTCATGGCAATGTCAGGGTTAATGCAACTAGTACAGGGAAGCATTCACTATTGCACGAATGA